The genomic window GTTCAACGTCGACAGATTGGTGAAGTGACGGATCACGTCGCCCTCGGCCAACTCGGGCAGCGGCGGCGGCGAAGCGGCGCAATGCTCGGCCGGCAAGTCTTCGCCGGCGGCGGCCACTTCCGGATCCAGGTCCGGCAACAACGCGGCTCGGCGACCGGAACGCGATAATTCAAACAGCAACTGGGTGGATTGAGTGTTACGCACCGGCGACAACTCCTGAACTGGGAACGTTGGACAAAGCCTGACCGAACGCTTCGATCTCGGCTCGCGTTCGCCGCTCGGTGACGGCCATCAAATAACAATCCTGCAACTCGGGATACCAGGTGCCCAGCGGAATGCCCGCCAAATAGCCCTGCTCCAACATCGCGGCCATCAGCCCCTGGACGTCGCCCTGGTGATCCTTAACCACAAACTCTTTAAACACCGGACCGGTGAACGGCAACGAAAACCGCTGCAACGATTCGATTTGTTGCTGCGCAAATCGTGTTTTTCGATAGCAGTGTTCGGCGGTTTCCTGTAAGCCTTGTGGCCCCAGCAAACTCAGATACACCGTCGCTCGCAGAGCCAACAAGGTTTGATTGCTGCAGATATTGCTGGTGGCTTTCTCGCGGCGAATGTGCTGCTCGCGAGTCTGCAGGGTCAGCACCCAACAGCGATTGCCGCGACGGTCGACCGTCTGACCGGCGATGCGTCCTGGCAGCCGCCGCACCAATTCGTTGCGACAGGCCATCACGCCCAAGTAGGGGCCGCCAAAGGCCAAGGGATTGCCCAGACACTGACCTTCAGCCACCGCGATGTCGGCGCCCAAGTCACCGGGTCGTTTTAACGTCCCCAGACTGATCGGATCAAAGACTTGCACCACCAGGGCGCCGGCCGCATGGGCGGCCGCGGAGATCTCGGCGACCTCTTCCAACCGTCCGAAGAAGTTGGGGTGTTGAATCAACACGCAGGCCGTTTGGTCATCGATCAACTCGGTCACCGACGAGGACGTGCCATCGGCTTCCAAAGGAGCCGTCACCAACTCACAGCCCAAGCCGTGCAGGTAGGTCTCCAGGATCTGTCGATATTCCGGATGCACCGTGGCCGCGGTGACCACACGCTTGCGGCCCTTGCCAACCGACAAGGCCATGATCACGGCTTCCACCGCCGCCGAACCGCCGTCGTACAAACTGGCATTGGAAACGTCTAACCCGGTCAGCTGCGTGACCAGCGTTTCATACTCAAACATGGCCTGCAGGTTGCCCTGACTGACCTCGGCCTGGTACGGCGTATAGGAGGTGAAAAACTCGCCGCGACTGGCAATC from Roseimaritima ulvae includes these protein-coding regions:
- the gcvPA gene encoding aminomethyl-transferring glycine dehydrogenase subunit GcvPA, with product MYLFHTEADRRAMLESIGAASMEEILHQQIPENARFDRTLDLPPAVSEMELQREVVRAAAENASAVSHVCFMGAGAYDHFVPAAVDAIASRGEFFTSYTPYQAEVSQGNLQAMFEYETLVTQLTGLDVSNASLYDGGSAAVEAVIMALSVGKGRKRVVTAATVHPEYRQILETYLHGLGCELVTAPLEADGTSSSVTELIDDQTACVLIQHPNFFGRLEEVAEISAAAHAAGALVVQVFDPISLGTLKRPGDLGADIAVAEGQCLGNPLAFGGPYLGVMACRNELVRRLPGRIAGQTVDRRGNRCWVLTLQTREQHIRREKATSNICSNQTLLALRATVYLSLLGPQGLQETAEHCYRKTRFAQQQIESLQRFSLPFTGPVFKEFVVKDHQGDVQGLMAAMLEQGYLAGIPLGTWYPELQDCYLMAVTERRTRAEIEAFGQALSNVPSSGVVAGA